One region of Paralichthys olivaceus isolate ysfri-2021 chromosome 12, ASM2471397v2, whole genome shotgun sequence genomic DNA includes:
- the LOC109647458 gene encoding gap junction delta-2 protein, producing the protein MGEWTILERLLEAAVQQHSTMIGRILLTVVVIFRILIVAIVGETVYDDEQTMFVCNTLQPGCNQACYDKAFPISHIRYWVFQIIMVCTPSLCFITYSVHQSAKQKERRYSTVYLTLDKDQDSLKRDESKKIKNTIVNGVLQNTENSTKEAEPDCLEVKEIPNSAMRTTKSKLRRQEGISRFYIIQVVFRNALEIGFLVGQYFLYGFNVPSVYECDRYPCIKDVECYVSRPTEKTVFLVFMFAVSGFCVVLNLAELNHLGWRKIKTAVRGVQARRKSIYEIRNKDLPRMSVPNFGRTQSSDSAYV; encoded by the exons ATGGGGGAATGGACTATACTAGAGAGGCTCCTGGAGGCTGCTGTCCAGCAGCACTCTACTATGATAGGAAG GATCCTACTAACAGTGGTGGTCATCTTCCGGATTCTAATCGTAGCAATAGTTGGAGAGACCGTCTATGATGACGAGCAgaccatgtttgtttgtaacaCCTTGCAACCGGGCTGCAACCAGGCATGCTACGACAAGGCGTTCCCCATTTCACACATCAGATATTGGGTCTTTCAGATCATCATGGTGTGCACGCCGAGCCTCTGCTTCATCACATACTCGGTGCACCAGTCGGCCAAGCAGAAGGAGCGGCGCTACTCCACGGTCTACCTGACGCTGGATAAGGATCAAGACTCGCTGAAGCGAGACGAGAGCAAAAAGATAAAGAACACCATTGTTAACGGAGTACTCCAGAACACGGAGAACTCCACCAAAGAAGCCGAGCCGGACTGCTTGGAGGTCAAGGAGATCCCTAATTCGGCCATGAGAACTACAAAGTCTAAACTGCGGCGGCAGGAGGGCATCTCCCGGTTTTACATCATCCAGGTGGTGTTCAGGAACGCGCTGGAGATTGGCTTTTTGGTGGGCCAGTATTTCTTGTACGGATTCAACGTGCCCTCGGTGTACGAGTGCGACCGCTACCCCTGCATCAAAGACGTCGAGTGCTACGTGTCCAGGCCAACGGAGAAGACCGTGTTCCTGGTCTTCATGTTCGCGGTCAGCGGCTTTTGCGTGGTGCTCAACCTGGCCGAGCTCAATCACCTGGGCTGGAGGAAAATCAAAACGGCCGTGCGCGGCGTGCAGGCGCGGAGGAAGTCCATCTATGAGATCCGGAACAAGGACTTGCCCAGGATGAGTGTGCCCAATTTCGGCCGCACTCAGTCCAGTGACTCTGCGTAtgtgtga